TCGTGGGTGGCACCAAACGGAATCCAGTAAATGTTGCCGTCGGGCTGCTTCATCATTTCCAAATAGGGTTCATATAATTGCTTCAGATTAGGCGCATGTTCTTCAATCAAATCATTTAATGGTATGAAGGCACCGGCATCCAATAGCTGGTCAATGGCGGCATCAGGGACAATCACATCAGGATATTCTCCGCTGGCAATCATGACACCGATCTTGGTATTGATATCCCCAACGAGATATTCCATTTTCCAGTTTACACCTGTTTGTTCTTCAAAAATTTGCCCGATTCTTGTTTGGTTGGCTTCAATGTCTTTTAAGGAGGTGCCGGCATTAAAATAGGTAAAGGTGACCGGTTCCAAGGATTCTTCGGTTTGTTCCGAATCCTTGTTGTCCTCACTTGGTTCCTGGCTTGCTTCTTCACTTGGCGAGCAGGCTGCCATGGCCGTCATCAGCAGCAAAGCCAGGACCAGAATCAAAATTTTCTTGATTCTCATCCATTTTTGACCCCTTTCTCCTGATTTTTTTATTCAATTGTATTTTCATTATAAGAGGTCACCTCACCGGTTGTTGACCATGCAAACTTTAGCATTTACTGAGAAAACTTTATATCCCCTCTTCTTATCCTCTGGCTGGAATGGACAGATGGACTGCAGTCCCTTGTCCAACCTGACTGTGGATGTCTAGATTAAACTGCTGTCCATAGTGCATGTTTAAGCGCATAAAGACATTCTTAATGCCCACACTCTCACCCATCTCTTCATCCGCCATTAACGACTGCTTGATTTGATTCAGCTTATCCGGTGCGATGCCTACCCCATTATCTTCAATACCTACCTGCAACCACCCGGACACCACTTGGACTTTGATCCAGATGGTCCCTCCTTGTTTGGACGGTTTAATGCCGTGCAAGCAAGCATTTTCCACAAAGGGCAATAAGATCATGTTAGGTATCAAGCAAGGATAAGCGGAGGGATGAACGTCAACTTCATAATTTAATTGCTGTTCAAAACGGTATTGCTGGATTTCCAGAAAGGAAAGGATGAGGTCCATCTCTTCCTGCAAGGTGACCCAATCTCTTCCCCAGATGAACGATTTCTTTAAAATTCTAGCCAGATTGGCTATCATCTCGGCTGTTTCCGCTTCATCCTTAATCATGCTTCTCATGCGGATCGTTTCCAAGGCGTTAAAGATAAAGTGAGGATTGATCTGGCTTTGCAAGGCATTCAATTGGGCTTGCTTTTTTTTCAGTTCCAGATCCTTTTTCTGTATGCTGGCCACATACACCTCATTGATCAGTTTGTTAATTTGCCGGGTCATGCGGTTAAACTCCCGCGTAATCTCGCCAATTTCATCCCTGTATTCCTCATGCCGGTCGATGGTGTCAAATTGTTGATTTTTTACTTTCCTTATATACTGGACAATAAGGGCCAGGCGCGCATGCAGGGACCGGCTGATTAGAACAATGATGAAGGTCGGAATCAGCAGATTGGCAGCAGCCATGTAAAAAATGAAACGTCCGCTTTTTCTCACTTCATCCAACAACACCGCTTCTTGAATAACCCCAACGATTTTCCAATTCTGAAAATAATTTCTGTTATTTAATG
This Caldalkalibacillus uzonensis DNA region includes the following protein-coding sequences:
- a CDS encoding cache domain-containing sensor histidine kinase; translation: MKRLSFHNLKLRNKFLILYLCAVFIPILLTNLFFYQVITKRVYEQKMEDVTLTFKQIQSDFSQVVDEAVGSTTVLYTDVRLYDYLDREYARLADYIAVYDQYLRGLLNKYGPIYHSVYAITLYSDNPTLSYSGGVNNLTDEVKQSDWYQELNRSRYSIPLFIRTPYDGGDTFSVIRLLNYYKAYDKWEKILKIDLNMDTIRHIFSNVTFPGYIYLLDDSGRIQYSTDPGVDWHSGEIIFSSRQLSPDMIVLTESLNNRNYFQNWKIVGVIQEAVLLDEVRKSGRFIFYMAAANLLIPTFIIVLISRSLHARLALIVQYIRKVKNQQFDTIDRHEEYRDEIGEITREFNRMTRQINKLINEVYVASIQKKDLELKKKQAQLNALQSQINPHFIFNALETIRMRSMIKDEAETAEMIANLARILKKSFIWGRDWVTLQEEMDLILSFLEIQQYRFEQQLNYEVDVHPSAYPCLIPNMILLPFVENACLHGIKPSKQGGTIWIKVQVVSGWLQVGIEDNGVGIAPDKLNQIKQSLMADEEMGESVGIKNVFMRLNMHYGQQFNLDIHSQVGQGTAVHLSIPARG